In Pyrus communis chromosome 15, drPyrComm1.1, whole genome shotgun sequence, the genomic stretch GAAAGACAATGACCAggccaaagaaaaataaaaaagatagtGAATGAGGAAGAATGGATATGGTGGTTCTATCCTCAAGGCTATCGAGGAGCGGGAAGAATACTGCTGGCATTTATTATATTTCTGTTAATGTTGTTGAAAGGCCCAAAGCACATCAGAACAAAGTCTTTGTTTCATGAGGTTTGCTATTGATGAAAAAAGTTCCTCTTGTTCTGCGGTTATGGAGTGATAGAACAGGGGGTTTGCCTATATCACCTCCTGAATTGGTACTAACAGATACGCTCAACCATGATGGACCAAAATGTGTTCACATGCCACAATGAATTGTTGATTACCTACTCGGATCAATATTTATGAAAAGTTGTTTTGTTATTGTAAAAGGTTTTTGGCTGAGAAACTCTAGTTGTTGTGTTCTGCTTGAAGGTAATGATTCTTGGCTTttgtaaatataaatttttgggctatgtatttgtttattttcacttcacaaatttttcatttagaGCTTCACTTTACTTTTATCATCATCGTGCTTATTATAAATATGCTGTAAACCCCCGACTGTTGATTTGTTTTATCAGCAAAAGAAGCTGCTGATAAAAGGAAATTAGTAAGCAAATGGCATCCTACAACAAAGGGCACACTCAGAAGGAACTACAGGGTACCATCTAAATCTGAAGGGCGTCGTCTTCTGAAGGGTATTGCTTCCTTACTGTCAGACGACGATCACTTTGTAGATGCAACCTCCCACAAGGTAATTACAACTGTGGGGAACAACTTTGAggaaacttttttcaatttcttttcctcttccaatttggttgatattttttatattttctttagttttttcttAGTCAAATTCTTAATAGCGGTGATCAGAAAGCCATCTAATCTCACTTGTCCTGAATTCTTTGGGCCTTCATAGGGTTGTCAGATCAGGAGGGAGACCGCTCATGGAGAAAGTGTCTGTTGCAACAATGTGAGGGCACTGTTTGATGAGCTTCCAACTCCTCACCTAGTTGTGGAGATCACTCCTTTTCCGGCTGGCTCTCTCACAGAAAATGATTACACTAAGGCTGAGAAATTAGAGAGGGTGCTAAGATCAGGTCCTCATGTTTGAGTAACCTTGAACTTTTCATGCTTTGAGTTGTGTATTCACTGTCTACCTCTGTACATAGCAATCTCATGAAAAAGGAAACTTATTTTCTTCCATGCTCGTCTCTTTAACTCACTCTAGTCCATAACCGTTATTAACAATCAGTTTAAAGGTTTGCTAAAACAATCTTAAGGCTTGTTTGTGGTTGTTTCTTTAGGAAGCACTTACGCTAGAATACTTTTATTAGAAACTCTTCGACATttctataaaaatttaaatgctTCGTGAAAAAGCAGGTGTAACCGTGTAAGTGCTCGCTGAAGAAGGATTTGACAAGTGCTTCCACCTAAAGTGCTTTTATAACCTAGcactttttaattattttatatcaaatgcAAATTAGGTTATTAGGAAGCAATTTTAGCTctttcaatggatgaatggtgtCGTCTGATTGATTACTTGGAACAGAAGCAATCAAGGATTGTTGGGCTTAGAAGATCATGGACCTTCTAAACGAATATAACGTACATAATTCCTTGGAAAGGACTGACTATTTTCTCTAGTGAGGAAAATGGCATTGCTTCCTGGCACCAGCTGAGCCCCTGGAATGTCGACGCTGTACAGCCTATACAGCCCATGAATTCCATGCCTTGCGATTGTGTTCTCTCTTCCAATCAGTCCAGTAGAAAATAAAGGTCGACTTCTTGTTACTGGGTCATTGGTCCGAACCTTTGAATGGTCGAAGGAAAGTTTCGTGAGCTGTACTCATTTTAGACAATTTAACATGTTATTTTGTCGGACTGCGCCAATTTAAACCGATGCTCAAGTGGATTCTTGTTTGAATGTATATATGAGATGAACGGACAATTATATGCTATGCACTTGATGGAATTGTATTGACAATttgataatataatatattagaCAGGAAACTATCCAGCTCATCGGGGTTGATGTGCCTGGGCTCCACAGGAAAAGCCCTGCCAGTGTCTAGTGGTCCGATGTTACGTTGTACTCAAACTCCTCCGGCTGCGGTTTGTGTGACTGAAGGAAATATTTTGCAAGGTTGTAGGATTTACTCATTCTTAGACTTCATTTAAAACGTAGCATAAAATTTAGGAAATAATGCAGTAGGATATATAATTCGAAAAGTAAATTAGGCTCATAATTACTTAGATGATGAGCACTCTCAACACCTTTCTTTTAAGAACACCGTTCTTAATAATCCTTTCCTTGGCAAAGTCACATTGACGttgataacattttttttttttagtacaatgatatattttacattgaAAGGAGGGGGGTGGAGttcggttaagccacacaatgagcaacctaatttggtatcgaattctcTATCtatgagatttgaacctaagacctctcacttacaagtgaagagaggAATATCACGAGACCGTAATAGAGGCTCAGCTATTTGTGAAATAAGATAATTAGAGCGAGGGACCTCTATAGAGAGAAGGGGCTCAGCTGTTTGTAGATGCATATTTTTCGCTTGGCtttatgcatttatttataCAAATCATATAACCCAAAGCAATACAAGCCATAAAGGTTAAAATATCCTAGATCTTATTGGATCCAAGACGCTCGCTACCACATAGAAACTATCCCACTAGCTGATCGTTAAAAAAATTCAGCGTTTTTGCAAGTGGGATTACAAGGGTAAGGGCAATCGATCTTTCTGAACGGAGTGAGGTCGTAATACCAGTCTCCAACTGCCTCTGCAATTGTCTGCATAACACAATAACACGTTAAAGACGAGTTCAGTTTTTCACGTTAAAACCGAATGAAACCACGATTGAGTGCAGATCACGGTACTCAATCTTACCGTCTTACTCAACATAGGAGAGTCAGCTGCAAGCCATGTCTCCTGGAATTCAATTTGGCAATGGGAATAGCAAGAGTGTATGAACCACCCATGAGATGAAGAATTGCTCGCACCAGCAATCGTTTTTAAGAACTGTAACCTAAATTCTGAAACATATTCCAGACGAAAAGACAAGTCAATTTTCGAAACAGacagctctttttttttttttttttttttttttttttttttcaatgctGCAACGTATCAAAACGGTTTCTTGGTAAGGTCCAAAGAAGCTTCTATGGGAACTCGTAGACAGCGAGGAGTTTTAAGTTGCTTATTATCATCTTAAACACTAAAGTAAACAAGCTGCTGGTATGAAGTGGAGGAGGGTTTTGATATACCTTGCATGGTTTGAAGCTGACTGGGTGAGCAGTTCTTTATATTAAGCTTGCACTTTTTCCAGGCACCTTCAGGATCAGCAACATCCGGTGCCAAAATGTTCTGTATCTGAGTGGATACAACAAtgaatcagaaaaaaaaaaaatgcacgcTAACAGACTCTCCGAATGTGGAAAAAGAGAACTAGTAATTGTTGATTGTTAGCAAATTTAGAGAACTATGGAGTAGGTTGTGCTAAGAAATTAGAATAAAATGGAAAGTACAGGACGCATCCAAGAAATAAGAGAAACAGCTAACCTGCCACCAATCGTAAGCTGCATTGACGAAAAATATTGGCGTCCGGGTTAGTGGTACCACATTTTGTGGGAAGAAGCACTGAAATATTTTAGTGCGAAATATCAGAAGTAATAAGGATAGAGCGAATAGCAAAACCATGCAAGAGTATAAACACATACCAGCCCTGGACTCATTCTTGAAGTGCAGGATGCAGGCAAGTTCTTCACCGAACCCTGCACAAAACATAGATGATCAGAATTAATTAGAACCCAACACTTATCACATTCACAGAACGGAGgcttgaaagagagagagagagagagagagagagagagagagaatacaTGTAGCGCAACCACTTCACTATAAAAGGCTTGAATGTATGGTGATCCAGACACCGTCCTCCTGTTAGTCATTATAGTCTAGGGTTTTAGAAACTAGAAacgtttataaaaataaaatatgttaGGTCAAGCTTTCATGATTAAAGTACGTGCTTAGTGCTTACGCATTAATGAAGTAACCAGCATCTGGTACACATTTCACTTTAGTATCCACAGGTAGAAGAGAACGGAAGTTATCACAATGAAGAATCGAGGCCAATCCGCCAGCCGAACAACCAGATAGAAGAGCCTGTAATCAAAAGTGGTACGAATGAGCTATCGGCAGTGAGGACAGGATGAA encodes the following:
- the LOC137717248 gene encoding pectin acetylesterase 8-like, with amino-acid sequence MACSRLGQWLTLLVCLLILLKAESHLVGITLVENAVAKGAVCLDGSAPGYHFDKGFGAGINNWLVYFEGGGWCNTVATCLDRSNNSLGSSTKMEKTVSFSGVLSNKQKTNPDFYNWNRIKVRYCDGSSFTGDVEAVDPATNLHFRGARVFRAIMDDLLAKGMKNAQSALLSGCSAGGLASILHCDNFRSLLPVDTKVKCVPDAGYFINARTVSGSPYIQAFYSEVVALHGSVKNLPASCTSRMSPGLCFFPQNVVPLTRTPIFFVNAAYDWWQIQNILAPDVADPEGAWKKCKLNIKNCSPSQLQTMQEFRLQFLKTIAGASNSSSHGWFIHSCYSHCQIEFQETWLAADSPMLSKTTIAEAVGDWYYDLTPFRKIDCPYPCNPTCKNAEFF